DNA from Onthophagus taurus isolate NC chromosome 2, IU_Otau_3.0, whole genome shotgun sequence:
aggTCCAATGATGCCACCAGCGTGCAAACCACACCAAACGGTGCATTTTTCTAGATGTAATGGAGTCTGTAGGGTCTGTTGTGGATTGGTTTCACTCCATATGCGGCCCGTTAAACCAAAAATGAGCCTCATCGCTGAACACAATTTTGCGATAAAACATCGGATCAGTTTCCAACTGCTCTAGAGTCCAATCGGCGAAAGAACGACGCATATGATGGTCTCGTGGTTTTAATTCCTGCACCAGCTGGATCTTAAACGGGTGTAGGCCAAGATCTTTGGGCAAAATTTTCTACGTAGTGGACGGAGAAAGCCCTAATTCCTGCGACCGACGACGAATCGATAAATTTGAATCTTCTTCCACGCATTCGTTTATAGCGGCGATATTCTCTTCAGCAGGCACATTTCTTCGACGTGTTGATTTTATTGCATCATTTAGAGAGTATGTGGTATGAAATCTATCCACTGTTCGACGGATGGCTTGCTCAGATGGACGATTATGTGCGCCATACAAATCACGAAGTCGTCCATAAGTTAAGCGAATTGATGACTGATTTTCAAAGTAAATCTGGATAATTTGGTAGCGTTGTTCAAGCGTCAATCTGTTCATGATGATTTGCCAGAGTATACTGatcataaatatcaaaaagtgaGCGCAGTATCACAGTTCGTTTTACAGTTAACCCTTTCGTCGACTGTCGACAGTTTTCAAACCGGTGCAAATGTTTTTGAAGTCTGTGATTAGATGTATTATACCTTTGtgtaacattttcttaaaattagtATTTGAAAAGCTAAAATTGTCTCCCAAACATAAAGGATTTAATATATTTGAAGGTATATATTTatcagttaaatttatcactcTATTAGTTTTATGTAGCTGATTAAAAACCTACATATTACtattgtataatttatattttaaactcTTAATTTGAATATCTCATtctatatcaaaaaataaatagattttgcTAACTTCGCCTTCCTGAGTAATAATACTTAGGAtggcaaaaaaataaacacatttttCGCATTTTCTCGAATATTCTAAATATGCAGATCCGACTCTTATGCTTAATAGGGCAGTATAACTAGAAACAGTCAGATTTACCTGCAcatctttcaagacggctaaacccaaatgattctagttctgggtcctGTGTTAATTCTATTGagtgttagtataaaattagaactaacactaggcttagaactagaaaatatcAGGTCACattgaaactttaaagtgatttttcagtaagttttatacttttccacactttttttttatttgtaacagCTTACTTGAGTGATTTCCCatcgattaaaaaattgtcgatttttaagcaacatgataattcttgaattataccaggaataatcaattttaagatttaaaagtaaaaatattacatCTATAAAATATCGATGCCATATTCCTCTAATCGTAACACCTCCACCCAAATCATACATCTTCACATTATAAccattataatttaaattaactattgaAAATCCAACAGTGGGTACAACTTCATCAATTGGTTCATTGGCCAACGATCTTACTGCTACCGTTTTACCAGCGTTGTCCAAACCGAGAAGGAGCACACAGATATTCCTATAAGAAAAGCAccaaatgaattatttaaagtaaGATGAAAGTGGTGTTATAATAAACTTATACTTTTTTGATCTCTTCCTAAAACAACAACACAAATTATTACCCATGACATTTAACGTgacaaactttttattaaattatttggtTCGAGTTTGAAATATTGTGAAAACGCCATTTGTAAACACGATTTGTTGTGATCGACGGTTTGtttatatttgtaaatcaaataaatttttatctataactTTTAGATTACCTACTTACTTTCGatatgatttctttttaaattcatcattttatataaataaattgccTATGAAGTACACAAGAAATGATAAATGAGAGTAGTGGTGTTCGATTGACATCACAACATGAATCAAAAcattactaaaaatatatattaataaattcataatttctaataaattgatcaaataagtaattaatttaaactaaaatatattttatttttaatagttaaactcgttaaattttttggtttcttAATCGCGAAGTTAGTTACAATCCAATAAATTGACAGGCATcgtaaaacgtgatattgagGTTAGAATTCGTTGATagttataaaaagatttaataattaacattaaatttattaacatttaaacgttaaaaatgTCTGAGCCATCATCCAGTAAAGATTCTGCGACAAAAGTACCCATGGTTTACATTTGTGGAGGtgagtatattttttttaggttatatttacaaattaattcgaaatataatctatttttgatttcaaaattactaaaattgctttgtttTGTATAATAAGAGTGTCATAATGATAATGAAATGAGACCGAGGGATCCTATACGTTGTAGAGAATGTGGTTATCGTATCATGTATAAGAAGAGAACAAAGAGATGTATcctttaaatgtttaaattattaattaggaAAAAAGTAATTGATTAGATTCCTTAATGTTTGTGTATAGTAATCGTTTTTGATGCTCGATAAGAAGATTACCTTaatattcctttattaataaattaagactatgttttgaaagttttttattatattaaaatgataaaaataaaaatttttgtattatttaatttccaAAATACTCTCTTAACAAAATGTAACATTACATATAAATAAGACCAAAGTGATGGACCTGAAGATAGCACACAGGCTAGGACTAAATCTGATGATTAGAGTTTATAACATTGGAACATTTCTAAGATCACTTATTTAATGACTTACCAAAATTATCATGTATAAAACTTTGATAAGACATGTTATTAACTGATGTGAAATTGGAtctgttttttcaaaaaattagaagCAATGTTAGTAGTATTTGAACAGAGGGTATTAAGGAAAATCTTTGGTCCAATAAACAAAGGCAACGGTTTGATACAATCATGAACTGGGAGAGTTATACAAGGATCTTGAAATTGTGAAGAAGACTTCAATGGGCTAAACATGTGGGGTTAATAAAAGGTCAACTGACCACATACCAACCAAGGGTAAGACCTCAATCGCGATAGCAAGATAACTTAAAAAGAGATGCTTTCAAGTTCATGGAGGTATAAATAGAAGGAGATTAAAGCTAAGTTTCCATGTGCACGGATTACTGGTGCCAGTCGGCTGGCGCCAGTTCATAGCGCCAATAAAGTTGACGCTACTTCGACATTTTGGCGCCAGTAAcagtatttataaagaaaacgtGTAACGTGTTCGTCCaactaaaatgaaaaaatctgCTAATAAACCGTCCAAAAAATGGACATCAGAACAAACAGTACTATTTCTAGAAACGTATGAACAATATCCTTGCTTATGGAATCAGAAAATTCCACAATATGAGGACCGACTATCATGAAATGAAACTGTCACAAGGATAGTTGAAATTATGAAGAAAACAGTTCCTAATTTTGACGAAACCTCGGCAAAAGCAAAAATACGAAGTTTACGCAATGCGTATACAATTGAATACCATAAAGTACTTCACCATAAAGCACTTCacatataaatttagaaattgtGCTTTTTGGCAAACGATACATATATTCCAAGGATGTCGAAGAATCTCCAGAAGctaaaaatcttaaagttgGTTGCAGTTTTACGTGAGCTGGAATGGCATCTCTCATATGCGTATGATGTTTTTATATTCTAGAGAATACTTGCCTCAACAAAAACATGAAACTCTCTTCAGTCATtcttaaatgattaaaaaatgcttGCTGATCTTCATGGCATAATTCTCTAATTAAAGTACTAGACGCACCTAGGTTATTTCTACGTGCAATCCACGATCTAACCCAGAAACTATGCTTTcgctttttttggtaataacGTGTGCAGTTCCAAGGAGCATATTTGGACTACCATATTGATGCCAACGCGAAGTACATCACTTGACGTCATTTTTATTACTGTACCAGTACACAATTATAACATTTGTGCGGAAACAACTTCTGGCGCCACTAAACTGGCTTCGTACTGGCGCCAGTAATCCGTGCATGTGGAAACTTAGCTTAAAGGCACAGTCTGGGATGTAACGCCACTGCGTTTAAGGTGCATTTAAACCAAACGAACAAAGAGCTAGAGCTAGAACAAGAGCATTCTTTCTTGATCTTTTAGTGTAAACGAAATCGCGTTTTTAGCGTTTACAccaaaatatcaacaaaatatcaaaatgagaATCAAGAATCAGAATTCTTGCACATAGATGTTTGGATCAGCCGAACGAATGCTCATTCGGCTAGAACACAAGAACGTTTTGAAGAGACCGCTCCGATGAGCGAGCACGTCCGAACACGTAAGAAGGTTCTAAGCAATTGTTCGCACGCTCTAGTGCCGTTTACATCAAGCGATTAAACACTCCTAGAATATTCCATAGAATCTTTGAGAACGCAGACAGAACAACGAAAGAATGCTCTACATCTGTTTACACTAAAACAATATGATAGAGTGGTGATAGAATGAGCATTCGCTCGTCTGATGTAAATCGGCCCtaagaagaagaataaaaaattatcgcagcaattaatttttattataaattaattagacAATATACATATGAAACATTACAATTTTGTTATCTCTCTATTATTAAACTTCGGATTAACTATTggatttatcgattttttgttttgtagtAGACGTTATTTTACCTACGTTTTTATGCTACATACACATTTTCAATGGTGAATGAAAAatccgaaaaaaaaaaatttacataactAAAGCTGTTACAACAATTACAAAGGGTTTTATAGTGGTGTACATAAAGctttactttttttgttgCTGCCAGGCCCCTCTCgtcaccgcgacctataagatctactGTAACTTCCTCCCTGCAAAGATTTAAGGCAGACCTCGGTCCTTGATGAACATTAGTATTAGTAACGGAAATATTGTTCTTTATGTCAGTAGGTGTCAGGCAAATCTATccaaaaatgaagaagaagaagaatcaGAATATGTTCAGTAGTCTCTGACATGTCGTTGTAAAGCCGACAAGTTTGATTTTCGGCATGTTCAATGTTGAAGAGatggtattattattattattattgctgccgggctgaggagggcggcccctctcgttaccgcgacctataagatctattgtaactttagccctccaatggtttagggcaaatgtaggtccttaatgaaccttagtattgtcctaaggtcttgaacctttatgtcggtaggtaacagggtagttttaccgaagacgttgtgccttagacgtcctctggcgacgcaattgcacagtatatgttcagcagtttctgactcgtcgttgcatagtcgacaagtttgatcctcagcttgtccaatgtggaagaggtggtattttaggggcacatggccggttaggtagcctgagagcgttcttagatcccctttgctgaggcataaaacctctttggttttgttttgcgacggagttatcatactcttcgcttgtctgtgacctggaagttctttccagcgtaaggctatctttgaagcctcccagttattgattatttgttttaggtggcttttttgtagtccacatccaggttggggtccaatgaagggcgtgtttgctgcctctttggccagcttgtcggccttctcattgccctcaatgttgctgtgacctggaacccaccataaggtaacatcattgcccctagcgagttctttcaggttgttggtgcactctctgatcagtgcggagccacacgtgtaggcctgaattgcctttaaggcggcccgactgtctgtgaaaatgtttatggatgcacctttttgtcccttctgtaggttcaaagcggtgcagaagtttatagcaagaacttctgcttggaaaattgttaagtccgagctgaggggcaatttgatgtggctgtttggtccactgatgcccatgcctactccagatcttactgtctttgaagcatcggtgtaccaggctagggctcctctttttagttgaggccctcctttcgcccaatcatccctgctactaaatatgaccttatacggttggttgaaattgtattccgtcggtataaggtccgttttaatttcaatcaggtgatttagacatgggtctttgaggatctcgaggtgtcctctgagattaccctgcatcaacttgagtgaagaaactgttttcagtgataaggcacttaaggctgcctccttttgtatatatatgtggagcggtgtgagaccaagtagggcttccaaagcagccgtcggacaggatctcattgcacccgttatgttaagacatgctaaccgctggatttgtgccagctgttgttgagctgtcttatgttttgtttttggccaccaaaccaatgaggcgtaggcgaccatgggtctgattattgctacgtaggcccaatgagccattcgtggtttgagaccccagttccttcctaggagcctgcggcagatctggtttgccatgatggcctttttcctcaccttgtctaagtgtgagttccagtttagtttactatcaagtattacccctaggtatttagtttctgttttgaggttaatagttctgctttcaatggagggtgcttttatttgtagcttccttctccgagtgaaagggactatttcgattttattgggattgatgctgagcccattgcttctgcaccaagtactggtgagtagtagggctttctgcattagctgagttatgattgaatcatatttacctcggattgtgattaccaggtcatcagcatacccttgtatcttaaatccgtttttagttaggatgttcatcaagtcatcaactaccaggcaccataatagaggtgatagcactcccccttggggacatcctcttagcgcctttatagtcagcgactcgcctcccagactggctgtgatctgccgacttttcaacatggctatacACCACTTGATTGTCGACGGATGTATGTCTTTTGCGTTTAAAgccttctctatggattcatatgaggtgttatcaaacgcaccctctatatctatgaaagcacaaagggctatctctttggttgcaattgcctcctctaaggtgctagtcaaagc
Protein-coding regions in this window:
- the LOC111417435 gene encoding DNA-directed RNA polymerases I, II, and III subunit RPABC4, with product MSEPSSSKDSATKVPMVYICGECHNDNEMRPRDPIRCRECGYRIMYKKRTKRLIVFDAR